From Cellulosimicrobium sp. ES-005, one genomic window encodes:
- a CDS encoding glycoside hydrolase family 13 protein, protein MTRIDSTPTATTTAPAPFSTGALVHAGPGEAPEWWRDAVIYQVYPRSFADGDGDGIGDLPGITSRLDHLAELGIDAVWLSPFYRSPQKDAGYDVADYRDVDPLFGTLADFDELLAQAHARGIRVIVDLVPNHTSDQHAWFRAALAAPEGSPERARYVFREGEGEHGELPPNNWQSIFGGPAWTRVTAGPDARPVTGAEGETPGQWYLHLFDSTQPDLAWDNPEVREEFEQVLRFWLDKGVDGFRVDVAHGMIKADGLPDWDGTVSMVEGTAEEETDPGAPEDGSTGAGNSGPMFDQDGVHEIYRAWHRVLAEYDGDRALVAEAWVEPLSRLARYVRPDEMHQAFNFSFLTTAWSAAPLRTVIAASLRANDEVGAPTTWVLSNHDVVRHASRLGLADPGLRPNGIFAHDPQPDEELGLRRARAASLLMLGLPGSSYLYQGEELGLPEHTALPDDVREDPAFFRTQGAEAGRDGCRIPIPWHADADGFGFGPSGKTWLPQPASYARYAADAQRGVEGSTYETYRTALATRRAERLGSGTLAWVEDYADSVDVVALRNRDVVVLANLGTEPVGLPRGTEVLVASGPVLTDRSADPQVRVPSDTTVWLRAR, encoded by the coding sequence ATGACTCGTATCGATTCGACGCCGACCGCCACCACCACCGCGCCCGCGCCCTTCAGCACCGGGGCGCTCGTGCACGCCGGCCCCGGCGAGGCGCCCGAGTGGTGGCGCGACGCCGTGATCTACCAGGTCTACCCCCGCTCCTTCGCGGACGGCGACGGCGACGGCATCGGCGACCTTCCCGGCATCACGTCCCGGCTCGACCACCTCGCCGAGCTCGGGATCGACGCGGTGTGGCTGAGCCCGTTCTACCGCTCGCCCCAGAAGGACGCCGGCTACGACGTCGCCGACTACCGCGACGTCGACCCGCTGTTCGGCACGCTCGCCGACTTCGACGAGCTGCTCGCCCAGGCGCACGCCCGCGGCATCCGCGTGATCGTCGACCTCGTCCCGAACCACACCTCCGACCAGCACGCGTGGTTCCGGGCGGCGCTCGCCGCGCCCGAGGGCTCGCCCGAGCGCGCGCGCTACGTGTTCCGCGAGGGCGAGGGCGAGCACGGCGAGCTGCCCCCGAACAACTGGCAGTCGATCTTCGGCGGCCCCGCGTGGACCCGCGTGACCGCGGGGCCCGACGCGCGCCCCGTCACCGGGGCCGAGGGTGAGACCCCCGGCCAGTGGTACCTGCACCTGTTCGACTCGACCCAGCCGGACCTCGCGTGGGACAACCCGGAGGTCCGCGAGGAGTTCGAGCAGGTCCTGCGCTTCTGGCTCGACAAGGGCGTGGACGGGTTCCGCGTCGACGTCGCGCACGGCATGATCAAGGCAGACGGCCTGCCCGACTGGGACGGCACGGTGTCCATGGTGGAGGGCACCGCCGAGGAGGAGACCGACCCGGGCGCCCCCGAGGACGGGTCCACGGGCGCCGGCAACTCCGGCCCGATGTTCGACCAGGACGGCGTCCACGAGATCTACCGTGCGTGGCACCGCGTCCTCGCCGAGTACGACGGCGACCGCGCCCTGGTCGCCGAGGCGTGGGTCGAGCCGCTCTCGCGCCTCGCGCGCTACGTCCGCCCGGACGAGATGCACCAGGCGTTCAACTTCTCCTTCCTCACCACCGCGTGGTCGGCGGCGCCGCTGCGCACCGTGATCGCGGCGTCGCTGCGTGCGAACGACGAGGTCGGCGCTCCCACGACGTGGGTCCTGTCGAACCACGACGTCGTGCGGCACGCGTCGCGCCTCGGCCTCGCCGACCCGGGTCTGCGCCCCAACGGGATCTTCGCGCACGACCCGCAGCCCGACGAGGAGCTCGGCCTGCGCCGGGCGCGCGCCGCGTCGCTGCTCATGCTCGGCCTGCCCGGGTCGTCGTACCTCTACCAGGGCGAGGAGCTGGGCCTGCCCGAGCACACCGCGCTGCCCGACGACGTGCGCGAGGACCCCGCGTTCTTCCGGACCCAGGGCGCCGAGGCGGGCCGCGACGGCTGCCGCATCCCGATCCCCTGGCACGCGGACGCCGACGGGTTCGGCTTCGGCCCGTCCGGGAAGACGTGGCTCCCCCAGCCCGCGTCCTACGCGCGCTACGCCGCCGACGCGCAGCGCGGCGTCGAGGGCTCGACCTACGAGACCTACCGCACCGCGCTCGCGACGCGCCGCGCGGAGCGCCTCGGCTCGGGCACGCTCGCGTGGGTCGAGGACTACGCGGACTCCGTGGACGTCGTCGCGCTGCGCAACCGCGACGTCGTCGTGCTCGCGAACCTCGGCACGGAGCCCGTCGGGCTGCCGCGCGGCACGGAGGTGCTCGTCGCGTCGGGCCCGGTGCTCACCGACCGCTCGGCCGACCCGCAGGTCCGCGTCCCGTCCGACACGACGGTGTGGCTGCGCGCGCGTTGA
- a CDS encoding LacI family DNA-binding transcriptional regulator — MRTRLSDLAAQAGVSTATVSRVLNGKPGVASETRQAVLAALDVLGYERPSTLRTRSAGLVGLVVPELTNPVFPAFAQTIESLLSEHGYTPLLCTQSPGGTTEDDYVDMLMDHAVDGIVFVSGLHADTQASHERYERLRSRGIPIVLVNGFAEGIDAPFVSPDDVASVELSVRHLVSLGHRSVGLAIGPDRFVPAQRKLASFADSLVRHGLVADESEAAQHVVVTLYTVEGGQAAAGELIDSGHTAIVCGSDLMALGAIRAARSRGLRVPQDVSVVGYDDSPLIAFTDPPLTTVRQPVNAMAHAAVSALLTEIAGERAPRSELLFQPELIVRDSTGAAPTTGSPTA, encoded by the coding sequence GTGCGCACCCGTCTCAGCGATCTCGCCGCCCAGGCCGGCGTCTCCACCGCGACGGTCTCGCGCGTCCTCAACGGGAAGCCCGGCGTCGCGAGCGAGACCCGCCAGGCGGTCCTCGCCGCGCTCGACGTGCTGGGCTACGAACGCCCCTCGACGCTGCGCACCCGCTCGGCCGGCCTCGTCGGCCTCGTCGTCCCCGAGCTGACGAACCCCGTCTTCCCCGCGTTCGCCCAGACCATCGAGTCGCTGCTGTCGGAGCACGGGTACACCCCGCTCCTGTGCACGCAGTCGCCCGGCGGGACCACCGAGGACGACTACGTCGACATGCTCATGGACCACGCGGTCGACGGCATCGTCTTCGTCTCCGGCCTGCACGCCGACACCCAGGCGAGCCACGAGCGCTACGAGCGGCTGCGCAGCCGGGGCATCCCGATCGTGCTGGTCAACGGGTTCGCCGAGGGCATCGACGCGCCGTTCGTCTCGCCCGACGACGTCGCGAGCGTCGAGCTGTCGGTGCGCCACCTAGTCTCGCTCGGGCACCGCAGCGTCGGGCTCGCGATCGGGCCCGACCGCTTCGTCCCGGCCCAGCGCAAGCTCGCGAGCTTCGCCGACTCGCTCGTGCGCCACGGCCTCGTGGCCGACGAGTCCGAGGCGGCGCAGCACGTCGTCGTCACGCTCTACACCGTCGAGGGCGGCCAGGCGGCCGCCGGGGAGCTCATCGACTCCGGCCACACCGCGATCGTCTGCGGCTCCGACCTCATGGCCCTCGGCGCGATCCGCGCGGCCCGCTCGCGCGGCCTGCGCGTGCCCCAGGACGTCTCGGTCGTGGGCTACGACGACTCGCCGCTCATCGCCTTCACCGACCCGCCCCTGACCACGGTGCGCCAGCCCGTGAACGCGATGGCGCACGCCGCGGTGAGCGCGCTGCTCACCGAGATCGCGGGCGAGCGGGCGCCGCGGTCCGAGCTGCTGTTCCAGCCCGAGCTCATCGTCCGCGACTCCACGGGCGCCGCCCCGACGACGGGCTCGCCCACCGCCTGA
- a CDS encoding maltose ABC transporter substrate-binding protein, whose translation MRRSILLAAALTTTLALAACSSGGSGDESTDEPSAEDTSAGGTLTVWVDETRQDAVTAAAESFEAETGTTVEVVLKNFEDIRADFLAQVPTGEGPDITVGAHDWLGELTTNGVVAPLELGDKAADFEDVSIEAFTQDGQVYGLPYAIENIALIRNTALAPTAPATWDEAVAAGQAAGTQFPILVQSDGDKGDPYTHYPFQTSFGAPVFTQNEDGSYTSELAMGGPEGQAYAQWLGAQGAAGVLSQDTTYDIAVEAFKNGQSPFIVGGPWMIDSFEGMDLSIDPIPTAGGQPAQPFVGVQGFYLSAESKNAIVANDFLVNFLSTEEAQLALYQAGNRPPALTVAADSASAGDPIVAGFRAVGAEAVPMPSIPEMASVWSFWGVTEAAIVSGADPVPTWDKMIADIQGAIDS comes from the coding sequence ATGCGACGGAGCATCCTTCTTGCCGCCGCGCTGACCACGACGTTGGCGCTGGCCGCCTGCTCGTCCGGCGGCTCGGGAGACGAGAGCACCGACGAGCCGAGCGCCGAGGACACCTCCGCCGGCGGCACGCTCACCGTCTGGGTCGACGAGACCCGCCAGGACGCCGTGACCGCGGCGGCCGAGTCGTTCGAGGCCGAGACGGGGACGACCGTCGAGGTCGTCCTCAAGAACTTCGAGGACATCCGAGCGGACTTCCTCGCGCAGGTCCCGACCGGCGAGGGTCCCGACATCACGGTCGGCGCGCACGACTGGCTCGGCGAGCTCACGACGAACGGCGTCGTGGCGCCGCTCGAGCTCGGCGACAAGGCGGCCGACTTCGAGGACGTCTCGATCGAGGCGTTCACGCAGGACGGCCAGGTCTACGGCCTGCCCTACGCGATCGAGAACATCGCCCTGATCCGCAACACCGCTCTCGCGCCGACCGCTCCGGCGACGTGGGACGAGGCCGTCGCCGCCGGCCAGGCCGCGGGGACGCAGTTCCCGATCCTGGTCCAGTCGGACGGCGACAAGGGTGACCCGTACACCCACTACCCGTTCCAGACGTCGTTCGGTGCCCCGGTCTTCACGCAGAACGAGGACGGCAGCTACACGTCCGAGCTCGCGATGGGCGGCCCCGAGGGCCAGGCGTACGCGCAGTGGCTCGGCGCCCAGGGCGCCGCGGGCGTGCTCAGCCAGGACACCACGTACGACATCGCGGTCGAGGCGTTCAAGAACGGCCAGTCCCCGTTCATCGTCGGCGGCCCGTGGATGATCGACTCGTTCGAGGGCATGGACCTGTCGATCGACCCGATCCCGACCGCCGGCGGCCAGCCCGCCCAGCCGTTCGTCGGGGTGCAGGGCTTCTACCTCAGCGCCGAGAGCAAGAACGCGATCGTCGCGAACGACTTCCTCGTGAACTTCCTGTCCACGGAGGAGGCGCAGCTCGCCCTCTACCAGGCAGGCAACCGTCCGCCGGCGCTGACGGTCGCGGCCGACTCCGCCTCGGCGGGCGACCCGATCGTCGCGGGCTTCCGGGCCGTCGGTGCCGAGGCCGTGCCGATGCCCTCGATCCCCGAGATGGCGTCCGTCTGGAGCTTCTGGGGCGTCACGGAGGCCGCGATCGTCAGCGGTGCCGACCCCGTCCCGACGTGGGACAAGATGATCGCCGACATCCAGGGCGCGATCGACTCCTGA
- a CDS encoding ABC transporter permease subunit, giving the protein MSAPQTTTDAEVGPLGTDGPPPRHTPGLRAADASHARDYSPGFFVKLALMAVVDALGVYVVWSAWTAGSYGILAASLAMLVVANWVYFSRRALPLKYILPGLLFLLVYQIFVVGYTGYVAFTNYGTGHNATKEQAVSALLIQNERRVEGSPSSALTVVEDGDALGFAVVTEDGEVEAGTADRPLAVVDGATIEDGRATDVPGFTVLPRDQVLQRQADVTELRVPVSDDPADGSIRTTDARTGYVYTSALEWDPAADTMTDTTTGTVYTPNDEGQFQAPDGSTLAVGWRVPVGFDNFVTAFSDARYAQPFVKILVWTFVFAIGSVVTTFLLGLFLAIVFNDTRMRGRKVYRTLMILPYAIPGFLAALLWSGLLNTRFGFINEVILGGAHIPWLTDPWLAKLSVLGVNLWLGFPYMFLICTGALQSLPGDVMEAAKIDGAGRWRTWRAITLPLLLIATAPLLISSFAFNFNNFTLIYMLTGGGPRFADASVPLGHTDILISMVYSISGVDGSAQKDFGLASALSIVIFVIVGTISAIAFRSTRKFEEIS; this is encoded by the coding sequence ATGTCCGCCCCACAGACCACGACCGACGCAGAAGTCGGCCCTCTCGGAACCGACGGGCCGCCGCCGCGGCACACCCCTGGGTTGCGCGCGGCGGACGCCTCGCACGCACGGGACTACAGCCCCGGGTTCTTCGTCAAGCTCGCGCTCATGGCCGTCGTCGACGCGCTCGGCGTGTACGTGGTCTGGTCCGCGTGGACCGCGGGCTCGTACGGGATCCTCGCGGCGTCCCTGGCGATGCTCGTCGTCGCGAACTGGGTGTACTTCTCGAGGCGCGCGCTGCCGCTCAAGTACATCCTTCCCGGGCTGCTCTTCCTCCTCGTCTACCAGATCTTCGTGGTCGGCTACACCGGGTACGTCGCGTTCACCAACTACGGCACCGGGCACAACGCGACCAAGGAGCAGGCGGTCTCCGCGCTGCTCATCCAGAACGAGCGCCGCGTCGAGGGCTCTCCGTCGTCGGCCCTGACCGTGGTCGAGGACGGCGACGCGCTCGGCTTCGCGGTCGTCACCGAGGACGGAGAGGTCGAGGCCGGGACGGCGGACCGGCCGCTCGCCGTCGTGGACGGCGCGACCATCGAGGACGGGCGCGCGACCGACGTCCCCGGGTTCACCGTGCTGCCCCGCGACCAGGTGCTCCAGCGGCAGGCCGACGTGACGGAGCTCCGCGTGCCGGTCTCGGACGACCCCGCGGACGGCTCGATCCGCACGACGGACGCGCGGACCGGCTACGTCTACACCTCGGCGCTCGAGTGGGACCCCGCGGCGGACACCATGACCGACACGACGACCGGGACGGTCTACACTCCGAACGACGAGGGCCAGTTCCAGGCCCCCGACGGCTCGACCCTCGCGGTCGGGTGGCGCGTGCCGGTCGGCTTCGACAACTTCGTCACCGCGTTCTCCGACGCCCGCTACGCGCAGCCGTTCGTCAAGATCCTCGTGTGGACGTTCGTCTTCGCGATCGGCTCGGTCGTCACGACGTTCCTGCTCGGCCTGTTCCTCGCGATCGTGTTCAACGACACGCGGATGCGCGGGCGCAAGGTCTACCGGACGCTCATGATCCTGCCGTACGCGATCCCGGGGTTCCTCGCCGCGCTGCTGTGGTCCGGGCTGCTCAACACGCGGTTCGGGTTCATCAACGAGGTGATCCTCGGCGGCGCGCACATCCCGTGGCTCACGGACCCGTGGCTCGCGAAGCTCTCGGTGCTCGGCGTGAACCTGTGGCTGGGCTTCCCCTACATGTTCCTCATCTGCACGGGCGCGCTGCAGTCGCTGCCGGGCGACGTCATGGAGGCGGCCAAGATCGACGGCGCCGGGCGCTGGCGGACGTGGCGGGCGATCACGCTCCCGCTCCTGCTCATCGCGACCGCGCCGCTGCTCATCTCGTCGTTCGCCTTCAACTTCAACAACTTCACGCTCATCTACATGCTCACCGGCGGCGGTCCACGGTTCGCCGACGCGTCCGTCCCGCTCGGCCACACCGACATCCTCATCTCGATGGTCTACTCGATCTCGGGTGTCGACGGGTCCGCCCAGAAGGACTTCGGTCTCGCGAGCGCGCTGTCGATCGTCATCTTCGTCATCGTGGGGACGATCTCGGCCATCGCCTTCCGCAGCACGCGCAAGTTCGAGGAGATCAGCTGA
- a CDS encoding sugar ABC transporter permease, with product MKPGRWFSELGWRHVVGVIAVVYAAFPLVYVLSASLSENGTLTGSNTLFSDVSGANYAQLGSTMFWTWMGNTLVIAVATSVGTVLMGAAAAYAFSRFRFAGRRMGLTSLLIVQMFPQMLAFVAIFLLLIGLGNVVPILGLNSKIALIAVYLGGALGVNTFLMYGFFNTVPRELDEAAKIDGATHSQIYWTIILRLVAPILAVVALLSFISTFGEFIIARIVLTSERNWTLAVGLYGWVSSLKEANWGLFTAGAVISALPVLALFLYLQKYIVGGLTAGSVKG from the coding sequence ATGAAGCCGGGCCGCTGGTTCTCCGAGCTCGGCTGGCGGCACGTCGTCGGCGTGATCGCCGTCGTCTACGCCGCGTTCCCGCTCGTGTACGTCCTCTCGGCGTCCTTGTCGGAGAACGGGACGCTCACCGGCTCCAACACGCTCTTCTCCGACGTGAGCGGCGCGAACTACGCCCAGCTCGGCAGCACGATGTTCTGGACGTGGATGGGCAACACCCTCGTCATCGCGGTCGCGACGTCCGTCGGCACGGTCCTCATGGGCGCGGCCGCCGCCTACGCCTTCTCGCGCTTCCGGTTCGCCGGGCGCCGCATGGGCCTCACGTCGCTGCTCATCGTCCAGATGTTCCCGCAGATGCTCGCGTTCGTGGCGATCTTCCTGCTGCTCATCGGCCTCGGGAACGTCGTCCCGATCCTCGGCCTGAACAGCAAGATCGCGCTCATCGCCGTGTACCTCGGCGGCGCGCTCGGCGTGAACACGTTCCTCATGTACGGGTTCTTCAACACGGTCCCGCGCGAGCTCGACGAGGCCGCCAAGATCGACGGCGCCACGCACTCGCAGATCTACTGGACGATCATCCTGCGCCTGGTGGCGCCGATCCTCGCGGTCGTCGCGCTGCTGTCGTTCATCAGCACGTTCGGCGAGTTCATCATCGCGCGCATCGTCCTCACGTCCGAGCGCAACTGGACGCTCGCCGTCGGGCTCTACGGCTGGGTGTCGTCGCTCAAGGAGGCGAACTGGGGCCTGTTCACGGCCGGCGCCGTGATCTCCGCGCTGCCCGTGCTCGCGCTGTTCCTCTACCTGCAGAAGTACATCGTCGGCGGGCTCACCGCCGGGTCCGTGAAGGGCTGA
- a CDS encoding glycoside hydrolase family 13 protein, with the protein MRDVVTPVPHHDGSALYVPEGVPALGDTVPVRVRVPRSAGVRDVWLRTVRDGEPRLTPARLDRSDEHEDWYVAEVLVHNPETGYRFFLDEGEHGYRWLNGRGVWDRDVPDAADFRLTVHEGAPAWMRDGVVYQVFPDRFARSAAADGRPLPEWAVPAAWDDEPHGAGPDVGTQYYGGDLAGVEERLDHLVALGVTTLYTTPVFPGRSNHRYDASTFDHVDPLLGGDAAYASLIRAAHARGLRVMGDLTTNHTGAGHEWFARALADPAAPERDFYYWTDGEPGYVGWLEHASLPKLSYGSAELGARMIDGPGSVVGRYLGEPFGLDGWRIDVANMTGRFGAEDRTLEVARRLRATMRDANPEAALVAEHFHDASGDLAGDGWHANMNYSAFTRPAWTWLSPADSPVPYLGLPVRTPRRGGRDVVATMREFDAVLPWRVTASQWNMLGSHDTPRLRSIVGSREMVEVAATLLLTYPGTPVVFAGDEVGLTGLNGEHGRATMPWDDAGSGSGRWDAATFDLYRALIAVRRGSDALRHGGLRWVHVDDDALVYLRETPGERVLVALARAPWDGVTLHPALVGPGGAERLHGTLGLSRHDGGARLAGDGPAVGVWRLG; encoded by the coding sequence GTGCGCGACGTCGTCACCCCCGTCCCGCACCACGACGGCTCGGCGCTGTACGTCCCCGAGGGCGTCCCCGCCCTCGGGGACACGGTCCCCGTCCGCGTGCGCGTGCCCCGGTCCGCGGGCGTGCGCGACGTGTGGCTGCGCACCGTGCGCGACGGCGAGCCGCGCCTCACCCCGGCGCGCCTCGACCGCTCGGACGAGCACGAGGACTGGTACGTCGCCGAGGTGCTCGTGCACAACCCGGAGACGGGGTACCGGTTCTTCCTCGACGAGGGCGAGCATGGCTACCGCTGGCTCAACGGCCGCGGGGTGTGGGACCGCGACGTGCCCGACGCCGCGGACTTCCGCCTCACCGTCCACGAGGGCGCGCCCGCGTGGATGCGCGACGGCGTCGTCTACCAGGTCTTCCCGGACCGGTTCGCGCGCTCCGCCGCGGCCGACGGGCGCCCGCTCCCGGAGTGGGCCGTCCCTGCGGCCTGGGACGACGAGCCGCACGGCGCGGGGCCCGACGTCGGCACGCAGTACTACGGGGGCGACCTCGCCGGGGTCGAGGAGCGGCTCGACCACCTCGTCGCGCTCGGCGTCACGACGCTGTACACGACGCCCGTCTTCCCGGGGCGCTCCAACCACCGCTACGACGCGAGCACGTTCGACCACGTCGACCCGCTGCTCGGCGGCGACGCGGCGTACGCGTCGCTGATCCGCGCCGCGCACGCGCGCGGGCTGCGCGTCATGGGCGACCTCACGACCAACCACACGGGCGCCGGTCACGAGTGGTTCGCGCGGGCGCTCGCGGACCCCGCCGCGCCGGAGCGCGACTTCTACTACTGGACCGACGGCGAGCCCGGGTACGTGGGCTGGCTCGAGCACGCGTCGCTGCCCAAGCTGTCGTACGGGTCGGCCGAGCTCGGGGCGCGCATGATCGACGGGCCCGGGTCCGTCGTCGGACGCTACCTGGGCGAGCCGTTCGGCCTCGACGGCTGGCGGATCGACGTCGCGAACATGACGGGACGCTTCGGTGCGGAGGACCGCACGCTCGAGGTCGCGCGGCGCCTGCGCGCGACCATGCGGGACGCGAACCCCGAGGCCGCGCTCGTCGCGGAGCACTTCCACGACGCGTCGGGCGACCTCGCGGGCGACGGCTGGCACGCGAACATGAACTACTCGGCGTTCACCCGCCCGGCCTGGACGTGGCTGTCCCCGGCGGACTCGCCCGTGCCGTACCTGGGGCTGCCGGTGCGCACGCCGCGGCGCGGCGGTCGCGACGTCGTGGCGACCATGCGCGAGTTCGACGCCGTGCTGCCGTGGCGCGTCACGGCATCGCAGTGGAACATGCTCGGCTCGCACGACACCCCGCGCCTGCGCTCGATCGTCGGCTCGCGCGAGATGGTCGAGGTCGCGGCGACGCTCCTGCTCACCTATCCCGGCACGCCGGTCGTCTTCGCGGGCGACGAGGTGGGGCTCACGGGCCTCAACGGCGAGCACGGTCGCGCGACGATGCCGTGGGACGACGCGGGGTCGGGATCCGGGCGCTGGGACGCCGCGACGTTCGACCTGTATCGCGCCCTGATCGCCGTCCGGCGCGGCTCGGACGCGCTGCGCCACGGCGGCCTGCGCTGGGTGCACGTCGACGACGACGCCCTCGTCTACCTGCGGGAGACGCCCGGCGAGCGCGTGCTCGTCGCGCTCGCCCGCGCACCCTGGGATGGCGTCACCCTGCACCCCGCGCTCGTGGGGCCGGGCGGGGCGGAGCGGCTGCACGGCACGCTGGGCCTCTCCCGGCACGACGGCGGCGCGCGGCTCGCCGGCGACGGCCCGGCCGTCGGGGTCTGGCGCCTGGGCTGA
- a CDS encoding deoxyguanosinetriphosphate triphosphohydrolase yields MVGTGPRPARGEEGTASYSDADTERWFVESAKSRARTPFERDRARIVHSSALRRLGAKTQVLGPGSDDFVRTRLTHTLEVAQVGREIGKALGCDPDIVDTACLAHDLGHPPFGHNGERALADLAVDVGGFEGNAQTLRLLTRLDPKVVDADGRSYGLNLTRASLDASVKYPWGAGEAPLRADGRPTHKFGVYEDDRPVFDWLRAGAPSQVKCLEAQVMDLADDVSYSVHDVEDAIVGGRIELAVLDDPDERARVVRAVHSWYGTAYDEAALDAAITRLQGTGHLVTGFDGSRRALAALKDATSQLIGRFTGAAQDATRAVYGDGPLTRYAARLVVPDETVAEILVLKGVAVAYVMAPREQEPLYQRQREVIADLVHVFSDRAPVALEPSFAADWEAAPDDAARLRVVIDQVASLTDVSAMQFHARLVRPPA; encoded by the coding sequence GTGGTGGGGACCGGGCCGCGCCCGGCGCGCGGCGAGGAGGGCACGGCGTCGTACTCGGACGCCGACACCGAGCGGTGGTTCGTCGAGTCCGCGAAGTCCCGGGCCCGCACGCCGTTCGAGCGCGACCGCGCGCGCATCGTGCACTCGTCCGCCCTGCGCCGGCTCGGAGCCAAGACGCAGGTTCTCGGCCCGGGCAGCGACGACTTCGTCCGCACGCGCCTCACGCACACGCTCGAGGTCGCGCAGGTGGGGCGCGAGATCGGCAAGGCGCTCGGCTGCGACCCGGACATCGTCGACACCGCGTGCCTCGCGCACGACTTGGGACACCCGCCGTTCGGGCACAACGGCGAGCGGGCGCTCGCGGACCTCGCGGTCGACGTCGGCGGGTTCGAGGGCAACGCGCAGACCCTGCGGCTGCTCACGCGGCTCGACCCCAAGGTCGTCGACGCGGACGGGCGCTCGTACGGGCTCAACCTCACGCGCGCGAGCCTCGACGCGAGCGTGAAGTACCCGTGGGGCGCGGGCGAGGCGCCGCTGCGCGCGGACGGCCGCCCGACGCACAAGTTCGGCGTCTACGAGGACGACCGACCCGTGTTCGACTGGTTGCGCGCCGGCGCGCCGAGCCAGGTCAAGTGCCTCGAGGCGCAGGTCATGGACCTCGCGGACGACGTGTCGTACTCCGTGCACGACGTCGAGGACGCGATCGTGGGCGGGCGCATCGAGCTCGCCGTGCTGGACGACCCCGACGAGCGGGCCCGGGTCGTGCGCGCGGTCCACTCCTGGTACGGCACCGCGTACGACGAGGCGGCGCTCGACGCGGCGATCACGCGCCTGCAGGGCACGGGTCACCTGGTCACCGGGTTCGACGGGTCGCGCCGCGCGCTCGCGGCGCTCAAGGACGCGACGAGCCAGCTCATCGGCCGGTTCACCGGGGCCGCGCAGGACGCGACGCGCGCCGTCTACGGCGACGGCCCGCTCACCCGGTACGCCGCCCGCCTCGTGGTCCCGGACGAGACCGTCGCCGAGATCCTCGTGCTCAAGGGCGTCGCCGTCGCGTACGTGATGGCCCCGCGCGAGCAGGAGCCGCTCTACCAGCGCCAGCGCGAGGTCATCGCCGACCTCGTCCACGTCTTCTCCGACCGCGCTCCCGTCGCGCTCGAGCCGTCGTTCGCGGCGGACTGGGAGGCCGCGCCCGACGACGCGGCCCGCCTGCGCGTGGTGATCGACCAGGTCGCCTCGCTCACGGACGTCTCGGCGATGCAGTTCCACGCACGCCTCGTGCGCCCGCCGGCCTGA
- a CDS encoding VOC family protein encodes MEMSALHPNVTVSGAREAIAFYEAALGAEVVDTITAGEKIIHSDLRLVSPAGTSTFTVAEAFPPDSVAPEAGAPTHASFTIPVEDADAAYARAISAGGSSIAEPADWFEGFRQAAVRDPFGHRWFFVTVADSVTAADVQRASDAWMTEQA; translated from the coding sequence ATGGAGATGTCGGCACTGCACCCCAACGTCACGGTGAGCGGCGCGCGCGAGGCCATCGCGTTCTACGAGGCCGCGCTCGGCGCCGAGGTGGTCGACACGATCACGGCGGGCGAGAAGATCATCCACTCCGACCTGCGGCTCGTCTCCCCCGCCGGGACGTCCACGTTCACGGTCGCGGAGGCGTTCCCGCCCGACTCCGTCGCGCCCGAGGCCGGGGCGCCGACGCACGCGTCGTTCACGATCCCGGTCGAGGACGCCGACGCCGCCTACGCACGGGCGATCTCTGCCGGCGGGTCGAGCATCGCGGAGCCCGCGGACTGGTTCGAGGGGTTCCGGCAGGCCGCGGTCCGCGACCCGTTCGGGCACCGCTGGTTCTTCGTGACCGTCGCGGACTCCGTGACGGCCGCGGACGTGCAGCGCGCCAGCGACGCCTGGATGACCGAGCAGGCCTGA